One genomic region from Antedon mediterranea chromosome 3, ecAntMedi1.1, whole genome shotgun sequence encodes:
- the LOC140044106 gene encoding uncharacterized protein translates to MEMFISVLLLCLINLACCLQFSNHPIGDKIQEGYDVELACILTGDLSQVQLSWEKDSAKITEGEELLDTSGLAKERISVDIIRTGVYVYTLFISRVVYEDSGSYSCVVFQNGEQVLESDYAVVTVFQLPSPEYPICTRMSRPVITEEEITFKCEGEAINPPIDLSWSIIGSKLAINDKSYVDSERTFATYSLTASPNNNNAVYVCSLTTPANRSIVRSCSIGPLNVWYKPNITMQHAGRSFSGREAIFICQSDANPPVVDFTWQFDPPLNIERYVIDDIGQVMRILRVTLDENGLLVKCIAKNTVGQVTSHVIMEVIGNKENDKPKTNAIESVNEKQPEKKSISLSVLLAVVSVLVLVIVFAIIVPVYYFCICSKKEETVVIAQPEVYFEPQDRLTLPLPNKRNSVLWRRSFGAQVPTDRDIDAMYLEIQSDHYIFTPDSRGNTLPY, encoded by the coding sequence ATGGAAATGTTTATAagtgtgttgttattgtgtCTGATTAATTTAGCGTGCTGTTTACAATTTAGCAATCATCCGATCGGAGATAAAATTCAAGAAGGTTATGATGTAGAACTCGCCTGTATTTTGACTGGCGACTTGTCACAAGTACAATTATCTTGGGAAAAAGATAGTGCAAAAATAACTGAAGGCGAGGAACTATTAGATACAAGTGGATTAGCCAAAGAAAGAATAAGTGTGGACATAATACGCACCGGTGTTTATGTATATACACTGTTCATATCTAGAGTCGTTTATGAAGATAGCGGGTCATACTCTTGcgttgtttttcaaaatggtgAACAAGTATTGGAATCTGATTACGCTGTTGTAACGGTTTTTCAACTACCAAGTCCAGAATATCCAATATGTACCAGAATGTCACGACCAGTAATAACAGAGGAAGAAATAACCTTTAAATGTGAAGGGGAAGCGATAAACCCACCAATAGATTTAAGTTGGTCTATCATTGGTAGCAAGTTAGCAATTAACGATAAATCATATGTTGATTCAGAGAGAACCTTTGCTACGTATTCATTAACAGCAAGTCCAAATAACAACAATGCCGTTTACGTATGCTCACTCACAACTCCAGCTAACCGTAGTATTGTCAGAAGCTGTAGCATTGGACCACTAAATGTTTGGTATAAACCTAATATTACAATGCAACATGCAGGAAGATCGTTTTCAGGAAGGGAAGCCATTTTTATTTGCCAATCTGATGCAAACCCACCAGTAGTAGATTTTACGTGGCAATTTGATCCACCATTAAACATTGAGCGTTATGTTATTGATGATATTGGGCAGGTTATGCGCATTCTGCGTGTTACTCTTGATGAAAATGGATTACTTGTTAAATGCATAGCAAAAAATACTGTTGGTCAGGTGACATCTCACGTGATCATGGAAGTGATCGGTAATAAAGAAAATGACAAACCAAAGACAAACGCTATTGAATCTGTGAATGAAAAACAACCAGAAAAGAAAAGTATATCTTTATCAGTTTTACTAGCTGTTGTATCTGTATTAGTTCTTGTTATTgtatttgctattattgttCCTGTTTATTACTTCTGTATTTGCTCTAAGAAAGAGGAAACTGTTGTTATTGCTCAACCGGAAGTATACTTTGAACCTCAAGATCGTCTGACATTACCATTGCCAAATAAAAGAAACTCTGTGTTGTGGAGACGTTCATTTGGAGCTCAAGTTCCTACTGATAGAGATATAGATGCCATGTATTTGGAGATACAAAGTGATCATTACATCTTCACACCAGATAGCAGAGGAAATACTCTACCTTATTGA